A DNA window from Hordeum vulgare subsp. vulgare chromosome 1H, MorexV3_pseudomolecules_assembly, whole genome shotgun sequence contains the following coding sequences:
- the LOC123403148 gene encoding uncharacterized protein LOC123403148: MDDVYGRIEVFPQHFTPSKEPMAAADGLSTSKSNMDPSPSPRRRSWTPKRVKGASSLLQLLSIPRIRWSSSNEDDDKIELTRAEVESLRSEIADADERESQLKARLENIDEVLRYARLSGYLHIRSRWTQLPGEPPIIDDADVDDWLPRFVVLQGQCLYYYLKSTDLSPQESTLLRDVVEVGELPNFVPEDGKTRYAFFILTRQGLRFECSSSCEIQVDSWVRAVRSDCKLAEAGAEAKSKSCGGWMINRSDLGNGKKPIPCYITTTHPFTPSPLSLSLSLLDARKTSFAAAAMTSSSSSKLFHSACKAARSFLAPAPAPAPRAASSILAADGRNAALATLGNLARTSTLPAAYSHSHHAKAASSHGYAWIAAIPAAAYMLQGQDVHAAEMERTFIAIKPDGVQRGLISEIVSRFERKGYKLVAIKLVVPSKQFAEKHYHDLKERPFFSGLCDFLSSGPVLAMVWEGEGVIKYGRKLIGATDPQKSEPGTIRGDLAVVVGRNIIHGSDGPETAKDEIALWFQPKELVSYTSNEEKWIYGVN; this comes from the exons ATGGATGATGTTTACGGAAGAATAGAGGTCTTCCCGCAGCACTTCACTCCATCAAAAGAGCCCATGGCCGCCGCCGATGGTCTGTCCACAAGCAAGAGCAACATGGATCCGTCACCAAG TCCGCGTAGGCGTTCTTGGACCCCGAAACGAGTCAAGGGAGCTTCATCGCTACTGCAACTCTTGTCCATTCCTCGTATTAGGTGGTCTTCCAgcaatgaggatgatgacaag ATCGAACTGACCAGAGCTGAAGTAGAATCATTACGGAGTGAAATTGCCGATGCCGATGAAAGGGAGTCCCAGCTAAAAGCTCG GTTGGAAAATATCGACGAAGTCTTGAGATATGCACGCCTTTCTGGGTATCTCCATATCCGAAGT AGATGGACTCAACTTCCTGGGGAGCCACCTATCATAGACGACGCCGATGTTGATGACTGGCTTCCTCGCTTCGTTGTCCTACAAGGACAGTGTTTATACTACTATCTGAAGTCTACAG ACCTGAGCCCGCAGGAATCGACACTGCTGCGCGATGTGGTGGAGGTAGGGGAGCTCCCCAACTTTGTGCCGGAGGACGGGAAGACGAGATACGCCTTCTTCATACTGACCCGGCAGGGCCTGCGGTTCGAGTGCTCGAGCAGCTGCGAGATACAG GTGGATTCGTGGGTAAGGGCGGTGAGAAGCGACTGCAAGCTGGCAGAGGCGGGCGCGGAGGCAAAGAGCAAGAGTTGCGGGGGATG GATGATTAACAG ATCTGATCTGGGCAACGGAAAAAAGCCAATTCCTTGCTACATAACCACCACCCATCCATTTACtccatcccctctctctctctctctctctctgttggaCGCAAGGAAGACGagtttcgccgccgccgccatgacgagctcctcctcctccaagctcttCCACTCCGCCTGCAAGGCCGCCAGGTCCTTcctcgcccccgcccccgcccccgccccgcgcGCCGCCTCCTCCATCCTCGCCGCAG ACGGGAGGAACGCCGCGCTCGCCACCCTCGGCAACCTCGCCAGGACCTCCACCCTCCCCGCCGCATACTCCCACTCCCACCACGCCAAGGCCGCATCCTCCCACGGCTACGCATGGATCGCAGCCATCCCAGCCGCAG CCTACATGCTCCAGGGTCAGGACGTGCATGCCGCCGAG ATGGAGCGCACCTTCATCGCCATCAAGCCCGACGGCGTCCAGAGAGGCCTC ATTTCTGAGATAGTGTCCCGATTTGAGAGAAAAGGATACAAGCTTGTTGCCATCAAGCTGGTGGTTCCATCCAAGCAGTTCGCCGAGAAGCACTACCATGATCTGAAGGAAAGACCTTTCTTCAGTGGACTGTGTGACTTCCTCAGCTCCGGTCCCGTGCTTGCCATG GTCTGGGAAGGAGAAGGTGTTATCAAGTACGGTAGGAAGCTGATTGGTGCCACGGACCCACAGAAATCTGAGCCAGGAACCATCAGGGGAgaccttgctgttgttgttggaag AAACATCATCCACGGGAGCGATGGCCCGGAGACGGCCAAGGACGAGATCGCACTCTGGTTCCAACCCAAGGAGCTCGTCTCTTACACCAGCAATGAGGAGAAGTGGATCTATGGTGTGAACTAA
- the LOC123452856 gene encoding GATA transcription factor 20-like codes for MFANAGLSFSPSYPSSPPGPASGYSYSYSYSPVFSDPGHSFSTSSSSAAPAQPPPPPLPLLHQHQAAAEREDDIFHHLADMGQPSLISEYDLGAEGDLFKAPEPIVEEPLLALDPVAAAISMMSGGEDDNAISASDMGLSEALYECEKELMEESAIEETISELLDVKIPMLQVEDVPGELRASSSSTVAAGECSLQKSVSSGCLNSADWMNGSAARPNFLDFQGLDFEAAFGLRRAYSEGDIQNLGGNTPRPEIAGNAHASGERLVTISDLKSEERKQKLSRYRKKKIERNFGRKIKYACRKALADNQPRVRGRFAKMDDGDMLKPRK; via the exons ATGTTCGCCAACGCGGGGTTGAGCTTCTCCCCATCCTACCCTTCTTCGCCGCCGGGGCCGGCCTCgggctactcctactcctactcctactccccCGTCTTCTCCGACCCAGGCCACTCCTTCTCCACTTCCTCCTCATCCGCTGCTCCGGcgcaaccgccgccgccgcctctgccTCTCCTGCATCAACATCAAGCCGCCGCTGAACGGGAAGACGACATCTTCCACCACCTC gCGGACATGGGGCAGCCATCCCTGATATCAGAGTATGACCTGGGAGCAGAGGGCGACCTGTTCAAGGCACCTGAGCCCATAGTCGAGGAACCGCTGCTCGCCCTCGACCCGGTCGCGGCCGCCATCTCCATGATGTCCGGCGGGGAGGACGACAACGCCATCAGTGCCTCAGACATGGGCCTGAGCGAGGCGCTGTACGAGTGCGAGAAGGAGCTCATGGAGGAGTCGGCCATCGAGGAGACCATATCGGAGCTGCTGGACGTCAAGATCCCCATGCTGCAGGTCGAGGACGTCCCCGGGGAGCTCAGGGCCTCCTCCTCGTCGACAGTTGCTGCTGGTGAATGCTCGCTCCAGAAGAGCGTCAGCTCCGGGTGCCTCAACTCCGCGGACTGGATGAACGGGTCGGCGGCGAGGCCCAACTTCCTCGACTTCCAAGGGCTCGACTTCGAGGccgccttcgggctccggcgagcCTACAGCGAGGGTGACATTCAG AACCTTGGTGGCAATACCCCTCGGCCTGAGATCGCGGGAAACGCGCACGCATCTGGTGAGAGGCTTGTGACCATCAGTGACCTGAAAAGCGAGGAAAGGAAGCAGAAGCTCTCCAGgtacaggaagaagaagatcgAGAGGAACTTTGGCAGAAAGATCAAG TATGCTTGCAGGAAGGCTCTGGCAGATAACCAGCCGAGGGTGCGGGGGAGGTTCGCCAAGATGGACGACGGCGACATGCTCAAGCCGAGGAAGTAG